The Siniperca chuatsi isolate FFG_IHB_CAS linkage group LG2, ASM2008510v1, whole genome shotgun sequence genome window below encodes:
- the gata2b gene encoding endothelial transcription factor GATA-2b — protein sequence MDVAADQPRWMHHHAVLNGQHPDSHHPGLGHNYMEPTAQLLPPDEVDVFFNHLDSQGNPYYHNTARARVSYSQAHARLTGTQVCRPHLIHSPGISWLDGGKAALSAHHHNAWAVSPFSKPSLHHPGSASPGGLSAVYPCSSNSNTVSASSLTPPSHSSPHLYTFPPTPPKDVSPDPGAASPSATRMDEKESIKYQVSLAEGMKMEGSSPLRSSLASMSAQTPSTHHPIPTYPTYSLPAAHEYGSSLFHPGSLLGASSCFTPKNKGKTRSCTEGRECVNCGATSTPLWRRDSTGHYLCNACGLYHKMNGQNRPLIKPKRRLSAARRAGTCCANCQTTTTTLWRRNANGDPVCNACGLYYKLHNVNRPMTMKKEGIQTRNRKMSNKSKKSKRCSDSYEEFSKSMHDKSSPFSAASLAGHMSMGHLPPFSHAGHMLPTPTPIHPSFGHPHHSNMVTAMG from the exons ATGGATGTGGCGGCTGATCAGCCCCGCTGGATGCATCACCATGCCGTGCTGAACGGACAACACCCGGACTCTCACCACCCCGGTCTGGGGCACAACTACATGGAGCCCACGGCGCAGCTCCTGCCTCCGGATGAGGTGGATGTTTTCTTTAATCACCTGGACTCACAAGGAAACCCGTACTACCATAACACTGCGAGGGCCAGAGTGTCCTACAGCCAAGCGCACG CTCGTCTGACGGGGACTCAGGTCTGCCGGCCTCATCTCATCCACAGTCCGGGGATTTCATGGCTGGACGGAGGGAAAGCAGCCCTGTCGGCTCACCACCACAACGCCTGGGCCGTCAGCCCCTTCAGCAAGCCCAGCCTGCACCACCCAGGCTCCGCGTCCCCCGGCGGCCTCTCTGCCGTCTACCCGTGCAGCAGCAACTCAAACACGGTCTCCGCGTCCTCGTTAACGCCGCCGTCCCACTCCAGCCCCCATCTGTACACTTTCCCCCCTACACCACCAAAGGACGTATCGCCGGACCCGGGGGCCGCGTCTCCCTCCGCCACCAGGATGGACGAGAAGGAATCTATCAAATACCAAGTGTCGTTAGCGGAGGGGATGAAGATGGAGGGCTCCAGTCCGCTGAGGAGCAGCCTGGCCTCCATGAGCGCTCAGACCCCCTCCACCCACCATCCCATACCGACATACCCTACCTACTCTCTCCCAGCGGCACATGAGTACGGCAGCAGTCTGTTTCACCCAGGCAGCCTGCTGGGAGCATCCTCCTGCTTCACCCCCAAGAACAAAGGCAAGACACGGTCCTGTACCG AGGGCCGCGAGTGTGTAAACTGTGGAGCCACCTCTACACCTCTGTGGAGACGTGACAGCACCGGACACTACCTGTGCAACGCCTGCGGGCTGTACCACAAGATGAACGGCCAGAACAGACCGCTCATCAAACCCAAACGCAGGCTG TCTGCTGCCAGACGAGCAGGCACCTGTTGTGCTAACTGTCAGACGACCACCACCACGCTCTGGAGGCGCAATGCAAATGGAGACCCAGTGTGCAATGCCTGCGGCCTCTATTATAAACTGCATAAC GTGAACCGACCTATGACCATGAAAAAGGAGGGAATACAGACACGCAATCGAAAAATGTCCAACAAATCCAAAAAGAGCAAGCGGTGCAGCGATAGCTACGAGGAGTTTTCCAAAAGCATGCACGACAAGAGCTCTCCCTTCAGCGCCGCCTCTCTGGCCGGCCACATGTCCATGGGCCACTTGCCACCTTTTAGCCACGCTGGACACATGCTTCCCACGCCCACCCCGATACACCCTTCCTTTGGGCACCCGCACCACTCTAACATGGTGACGGCCATGGGCTGA